From Corynebacterium frankenforstense DSM 45800, the proteins below share one genomic window:
- the cas1e gene encoding type I-E CRISPR-associated endonuclease Cas1e codes for MPRTPSEIPIVRRELARMEDRLTFLYVERAVVNRKDNALTVLDSRGIAHVPATTLSVLMLGPGTKITNAAMALLGDAGCTVVWVGTGGVRYYAHGRPPAKSSRMAEAQARIVTNQRRRLQCAREMYGMRFPGEDVSRLTMAQLRGREGARVKRIYAAESERTGVNWNRRRYDPDDFDAGDPINRALTTANAALYGITHAVIVGLGFIPSLGVVHTGTDRAFVYDIADLYKAETAIPAAFECAGAPDGEIGGRVRRALRHKVTKLRVMKRMVRDLYALMKVEGAELVDVDLMLWNELEVIASGVNWGSEEDPVMH; via the coding sequence ATGCCCAGGACACCCAGCGAAATTCCGATCGTGCGCCGCGAACTCGCGCGCATGGAGGACCGCCTGACTTTCCTCTACGTGGAGCGGGCGGTCGTCAACAGGAAGGACAACGCACTGACTGTCCTGGACAGTCGGGGCATCGCTCACGTACCTGCGACCACGCTGTCCGTGTTGATGCTGGGACCGGGCACCAAGATCACCAACGCGGCTATGGCGTTGCTGGGCGACGCCGGATGCACGGTCGTCTGGGTCGGCACCGGCGGCGTGCGGTACTACGCGCACGGGAGACCGCCGGCGAAGTCCTCCCGGATGGCTGAGGCACAGGCCCGGATCGTGACGAACCAACGTCGGCGTCTCCAGTGCGCCCGCGAGATGTACGGCATGCGCTTCCCCGGTGAGGATGTATCCAGGCTGACGATGGCACAGCTTCGGGGCAGAGAGGGCGCCAGGGTCAAGCGCATTTACGCCGCGGAGTCGGAGCGCACCGGTGTCAACTGGAATCGTCGCCGATATGATCCGGACGACTTTGACGCCGGGGATCCGATTAACCGCGCGTTGACCACTGCAAACGCGGCCTTGTACGGGATTACGCACGCTGTGATCGTCGGGCTTGGATTCATCCCCTCCCTCGGGGTGGTGCACACAGGCACTGACCGGGCTTTCGTGTATGACATCGCAGATCTCTACAAAGCGGAAACTGCTATCCCCGCTGCGTTTGAATGCGCTGGCGCACCCGACGGAGAAATCGGTGGAAGAGTACGCCGGGCACTTCGGCACAAGGTGACGAAATTGCGCGTGATGAAGCGGATGGTCCGAGATCTCTATGCGCTGATGAAAGTCGAGGGAGCGGAGCTGGTTGACGTGGATCTCATGCTGTGGAACGAGCTCGAGGTCATTGCATCCGGGGTGAATTGGGGGTCAGAGGAAGATCCGGTGATGCACTGA
- the cas2e gene encoding type I-E CRISPR-associated endoribonuclease Cas2e produces MMVLVVTACPAGLRGDLTKWLMEVAPGVFVGRPSARIRDLLWDRTEELLQQGRAILVYSTDNEQGMEFRTHLSDWTPTDFDGLTLMMRDTRAGAGTARRNTGWSIARNARRARRSHG; encoded by the coding sequence ATGATGGTTCTTGTGGTGACGGCCTGCCCGGCCGGCTTGCGTGGAGATCTGACGAAATGGCTGATGGAGGTCGCTCCCGGTGTATTCGTCGGTAGACCCTCCGCTCGGATCCGGGATCTGCTGTGGGATCGAACTGAGGAGCTTCTCCAACAGGGGAGAGCGATCCTGGTGTATTCGACTGACAACGAACAGGGAATGGAATTCCGCACGCATTTGAGCGATTGGACACCGACTGACTTCGATGGGCTGACACTGATGATGCGCGACACCAGAGCCGGCGCGGGGACGGCGCGGAGAAACACCGGCTGGAGTATCGCCAGAAATGCGCGCCGGGCCCGTCGCTCGCACGGTTAG